Sequence from the Canis lupus baileyi chromosome 24, mCanLup2.hap1, whole genome shotgun sequence genome:
TTTCTAAGTAGTCACTCTGATTCTAACCTCcccaactcctggcaaccacgaatctgttttctgtctatagatttgcctattctggcgATTTGAtggaaatgaaatcatacaggatgtggccttttgtatctggctccTTTACTTAGTTTAATGTTCAAGTTCATCCATATAATAACACATGTTggtacttaatttcttttttaaagatttatttatttgtggaacgagggacagagggaaagagtgagagagagagtagagtccttgagcagactcttcactgagtacGGAGCCTGAAGCGAGGttcgatcctgggacctgagaccaggacctgagccaaaatggagtgagatgcttaagtgactgagccatgcaggtgccctgaTACCTCATGtctttatggctaaataatattcctttctGTGGATGGACCACTGTTTGTACATTTATCAGTTGAcagacattttctttaaagtcttATTGAAGTAAACTCTGcactcgatgtggggctcaaactcacgaccctgagctaAGAGTCGCATGTTCTTCTGACGGAttgagccaggcacccctgctgaTGGACAACATTTCTATTACCAGTTGATGGGTTTCTACTCTTTGCCGTTGTCTATCCTCCTGCTATGAGCATTTCTGTAAAGGTTTTGTTTAACAGTTGTTTTCAGTTACTTTTTATTATAGCCACCCTAGGTGGCAAGAAgtgatatcttatttttatttgcatttccttagtgACTATTGatgttgagtatattttcatAGGCTTGTTGACTGTTCTTCTATCTTCTTCAACAGTAATCTATTCTGATCccttgtgtattttaaaaaactatttctgTTGATGTTGTTGAGTGTTGGAGGGAGTTATTGTGAGGATGTTGATGCAGGTTTACAAGGGGGCTGGTTCCAGGCATTTGGAGGCTTCTCAACTCCTCCTCGGAAGGAGGAGTCCTCGGAATGTATGTTTTGCCCACCATTCTTTCAGTTGGACTGGTTTCCAAGATGTGGCCTTGAGAGAGTCAGGTGTTGTGGACAGTATACTATCCAGATGGTATACATAAGCGAACCCAGTTAATGTGTCTATATAGCCTTCTAGATttggcaggcaggggcagagatCTACTGGTCTTGTGGCCATTCAAGACAAGCCTTGTGAGGAACATCCCTTGCTTCTGACCCCTGCCACCACCCATCCAGATCAGCCTGCCTTGTTTTCAGTGTGCCCTTGCCTCCATATCCAGTGGCCAGTTTGTGAGCCAACAATTGGTGAACTAGCCATTTTTATAGGATGAGGGGCACCTATATCAGATGCTTATGGACTGCCATGTGAGTATGGGGACACATGAAAACACTGGCTGGTTCGATGGGCGTGTTGGCGGGGCTGCTCAGGGCAGCCTGTGGCAGAGAGTGGAAACAGATGTCTGTGTGCTGGGCCAGCTGCTGTGGGGGGCAGGTCAGCAGACCACTGAAATTCAACTAGAGGCTAAAGCCTGAATGACAAGGTTGGAAGAGGGCTGAGGTTGCAGAAGGATGTGCGATGCCCACTGGTCTGGTGGCTTCAAGGTGGATCAACAAGGTATGGGTTGGACCCCATGATAGAGACCACAGAAGGAGAATGCCCCTTGAACTTTGGTCCAAGCTCTGGAAGGGGGTGAAACCCGATGATGAGTAGTGGATTGACTGAGGTGCTGGCCATTTCCTGGCCACGTGGGTACAATGGCATTAAGACAATCTCCCTGTTAATAGGGAGAAGCTGTGCAGTGGGTGGGGCTAGAGGTAGGAGAGGTGGCTGCTAAGAAGTGTAAGGAACCTCTACCCTCCCTCCTGGTTACCCTTGAGGTCCTGTGCCATCATCCTGTCCCCTTTGTCTCTTCCATTTCTGCCCTCATTTGTTTGCTGCCCAAGGCCTTCAGACAGcattatttagaaaaacattttgcaAGAGTTTATAATCATTATCTGTGGGACCAGCGACTGAGAGGAGCTACTCCTGTATTAGCAGAAGCCCCAAAGGCTTCTAGGTGATTTTGAAAACGTTGTTTGGTCATGTTAAAAATCCCAGTGAGATTTTGTTTGGCTTTCATGCTTATGAAATGAATCTATTGCTTCACTGGGGACAAAATCAGGAGCATTACAAAGTGAAATCTTCCCATCCAGCATGTTGCAGTCTCTTTATTTATTCTATCTAGATTGATATCTTAGTGTTGTTAAAGAACGAAAGTCCAACCTGTAAATTTGCAGATCAAGTGGCCTTATTAGGGATTCATGAACTGAGCAGCATCCCATCTAGGAAGCAGAGGGGAGCTCTGAGGCCTTGTATGAAATGGGTGGTTTTCATGGGAAGGAGGGCCAGGAAGTTATTAGTGAAAGACCCCAGTCCCTAAACAAGGTAGCAGGAGACAGGAGAAGAGGAGTGGAGTCAGGGCCTGATTGGAGGCTTTGTGACAGCTCTCCTTGTTCCAAGGTGACCAGGCTCCGGGGGGAGGGTGCTCTCTGGTCCCTTATGTCATCCATAAGGGTTATCTTGCCCATATATGCTTTAGATAACAAAAGATCTTATTCTGAGAAGTAAGTATGGAATGCTCAACAACTCTTGCCGTGTGTTCACATGTGCACTGCAGGATCCTTCACGGTATTTCCTTATTTGACAGGCGCTTCAAGTAGATTCTTTCCTGACCATTGCAAGAGATGTCCTGGTGTGGAAAAGGAGCAAAACCTAAGAGCTAGTGTCCCCCTCCCTGTTTAGAGAAAGCTGCCTTAGCagtgttatatatttttctggGTGTGTTCCATGTTCCCCACAAACGAGAGGAAAGCGCTTCAACAGTTTGCAGCTAAGTTTCCATCCCACAGAGAGGTTATGCTTGAGGCTGGGGCATTGGTGACTCCCCAGAGCTCAGTCACAGCTCTTGGCACAGGACAAACCAGGAACTAGGAGGAGATCCAGTGAATTGGGCATCCACAGCCCTGTTTTGGGAATTGGATAGAAGGCAACAGAGTCAATTAGAATGTTCCCTGGAGAGAGCATAGAGGCAGGTGAGATATTTCCTAGATAAGGGGGATTGATTTCTCCTTGCGTGGAAGCAGAAGAGTGGGGCCAGTGGTGGAAGAGTGGGACAGGTCTAGTCTAATGATTAACACAAGGAGGGCATGCTGCCTGCCAGTTACCTGCCCTGCGAAGTGGCTTAGTGATAagataaagtcaaagaaaataaatgtaggaGAAATAGCCTGATCTGCAAAGCCGGTGCTTTGGGCTTCTACAGACATGGCTGCAGGGTTCCTGGCTCCCCTGCCAGTGCTCACGGGGCTGTTGCTCATCCTGTGTGATGGACGCTGGGTTGAAGGTGGGAGGGTACTGGTGGTGCCTATGGATGGCAGCCACTGGCTTAGCATGAAGAAGGCTGTGCAGAAGCTCCATGCCAGAGGCCACCAGATGGTGGTGGTTTCCCCAGAGTCGAATATGCATATCAAAGAAGAGGATTTTTTCACCCTGACAACCTATGCCACACCTTACACCCAGGAAGAATTTGATAACTTTATGTTGGGCCAGAGTTACCTGGTTTTTCAAAGGATgtcttttctaaaaacatttttgaaaactatGGAAGGTTTGAAAACTGCTACTTTGATTTTTCAAAGATCTTGTGAGTCGCTGATGCATAACAAGAACCTGATCAGGCACCTGAATGCCAGTTCCTTTGATGTGCTTTTAACTGATCCTGTTTATCCCTGTGGGGCAATACTGGCTAGGTACCTGTCCCTTCCCTCTGTGTTTTTTTTGCGGAACATTCCATGTGATTTAGAATCTGAGAGCACGCAGTGCCCAAACCCTTCCTCATATATTCCCAGATTATTAACAAGGAATTCAGACCACATGACGTTCCTGCAAAGGGTCAAGAACATGCTCTACCCCCTGGCCCTGAAGTACTTTTGCCACTTTTCTTTCACTCCTTATGCAAGCCTTGCCTCTGAGCTTCTTCAGCGAGAGGTATCCCTGGAGGACATCCTCAGCTCTGGATCTGTGTGGCTGTTCAGAGGGGACTTTGTTCTGGACTACCCCAGGCCAATCATGCCCAACATGTTCTTCATTGGAGGCATAAACTGTGCCAACAGGAAGCCATTGTCTCAGGTTTGTATTGGATCCTATGTGCGATCAGTTTTACAGGTGGAAGTTTACTTCCAGCTCCTTTTTTGTCTACCAGTCGTTCTGTGATTTCTTCATCTCCTTCTGCTGACAGTTTGGTAAGATAAATATTAAAGTACTTCCACTAGTGTTGTAAATGTTTGCAATCGTCACCAAGAGAAATGAGAGGTAGAGGTGAGAGTCTGTGCTGGGCTGAACCAGCTCTGGCATGAGCAACCAACACTGTCCTTTTGGAAATGCACTGTCTTCATGTTTGTGCAAGTTTCTTTGTGCAGGAACAGGGATGCTGATTTGTGAGCCGATCTATCAGgaattgttgtgtgtgtgtgtgtgtgtgtatgttttttaagattgtatttatctacttgagagagagagcgagagagagcgattATGAGTatggtaaggggcagagggagaaacaggctccttgctgagcagggagcccgatgcagggctggatcccaggaccctgtgatttcgacctgagcggaaggcaaatgtttaaccacTTAACCCATGATCTGCTCAGGTGACTCCCGTCAGGAGTTTTTGCTTATTCaatagaaggaaaaaggaactgCAGATTGAGTTTGTTAACATGATAGCTTTTAGTGGCCCTGTCTTGGAAAGAATTAGAGTGTGATCTGATCACAGGGGACCTAACCTCCACAAGGAAGTAGAAGTGTCAGAGAACTTGAGTAAATAATGTGGGAGCGAGACAATGCAGATAAGAGAAGAAGGGGTCCGTGCGatccataagaaaaagaaaggagttcAGCTTTTCAGAGGTGGAGCTGTGCTGACTAGTTTTCTGACCCGGGGTTGAGATCTGGTGTATGGCATGGGCACAATCAGAGTTGGACTGCAGGTTGGCTAGGTCTTTTACTTGTGATGCTGAAGTCATTAGAGGACGGTGGGAGGGACTAGGATGGAGATCAAGCTTTGAGGGCATAAACCCAGTGAAGGGGGTGGGCAGTGATGAACATCTAAAAGGGGAAGGGGATGTTCAGAGGGGTGACTGCATCACcaagcccaccccaccccacatttCCATGTTAGGAACTACTGCTTTACTAATAGTTTCACAGGCAACTTACATTAATCCTAGATATTTGGGTTTAATTGAAGTAGGACTCATGGGAGCTATTTGTTTCTTAGTTCACTgagttagccttttttttttttttttttttttttaccatttatgCCATATTCACTTCGTTTATGTTAACTTCCATGACTTTAGATCTTTTCATAGTTTTTGTATTCTTATTCCTGCAGctctttttatgtatatattattgcACAGGACTCTAATGTCATTTCTGTTTTTGCCGATACCAAAAGGGATTTATCCtacttggctttctttttccctcacataatgcatttattcacttataaaaaatatatatatacttaatagatttttaaaagttgaaaaatagaAAGGCATTTAAGAAGTCATtgttggggaatccctgggtggcacagcggtttggcgcctgcctttggcccagggcacgatcctggagacccgggatcgaatcccacatcgggctcccagtgcatggagcctgcttctccctctgcctatgtctttgcctctttctctctctctatcataaaaaaaaacaacaaaaaccaaacaatccaacatttgttgctttgCATATACACcacacaaaacaagaaaaaaaaaaaaaagaagtcattgttggttttttgctttaaaattttttttagggcagcctgggtggctcagtgatttagttgcccttggcccagggtgtgatcctggcaacctgggatcgagt
This genomic interval carries:
- the LOC140616221 gene encoding UDP-glucuronosyltransferase 1A3-like isoform X2, with the translated sequence MAAGFLAPLPVLTGLLLILCDGRWVEGGRVLVVPMDGSHWLSMKKAVQKLHARGHQMVVVSPESNMHIKEEDFFTLTTYATPYTQEEFDNFMLGQSYLVFQRMSFLKTFLKTMEGLKTATLIFQRSCESLMHNKNLIRHLNASSFDVLLTDPVYPCGAILARYLSLPSVFFLRNIPCDLESESTQCPNPSSYIPRLLTRNSDHMTFLQRVKNMLYPLALKYFCHFSFTPYASLASELLQREVSLEDILSSGSVWLFRGDFVLDYPRPIMPNMFFIGGINCANRKPLSQEFEAYVNASGEHGIVVFSLGSMVSDIPEKKAMEIADALGKIPQTVLWRYTGTPPPNLSKNTILVKWLPQNDLLGHPKARAFITHSGSHGIYEGICNGVPMVMLPLFGDQMDNAKRMETRGAGVTLNVLEMTSADLANALKAVINDKSYKENIMHLSRLHKDRPIEPLDLAVFWVEFVMRHKGAPHLRPAAHDLTWYQYHSLDVIGFLLAVVLGVVFITYKCCAFGCRKCFGKKGRVKKPHKSKAH